The DNA region GAAGAGCCTAACAATCACTTCGGCTTTAATACATTTGCTGAAACTTTTAGTGGTAGGGTAGCCATGATAGGTTTTGATCTCTTAGTTCTGACTGAGCTATTGACTGGCAGAGGCATTATTCACTTATGGGGTTAAGTCAATTAATCTCTCCCACTTTGCCATAATTCACTGAATTGATATCGGTGATTAGCAAGATTGTAATCATAAGCAATTGCTTACTGGAGCAATCCTACTAAAAAGATATGGCAAATGCTTAGGAAACTCTAGAATCATAAAATCAAAAGTTTCTTTGCCAATGAAGAACTTTTATTTTCTGTCTAAAGCGAAACCTGTTTCGTGGGTACATAAAGATAAATGATTCTTCCAAACTAATAACGTCAAGCACAATTACGGAGCATTAAATATGAATACTCAACAAGAAAAATTTGGTTTTACACAATTTGCTGAGACTTGGAGTGGTCGTCTAGCAATGATGGGCTTCACCATATCTATCATTGCTGAATTAGTTACGGGTCATGGCTTGTATAACCAACTGCTAAGCTTATAATGCACTAGCCTATCTTCCTACGCCTTTTTAAACAACTTGAAAGCTTTAGGAAAGACTGGAGAAATAGAAAAATAGTCTAGAAGGTTCCACAATCTCTCTCTAACTAATTTCAGAGATTTTTTCGGTTACAATCAAGGCTTTTCCAAAAGTTGAAAAATTTTGGTCGTTAGGGTTAAAAATCTCATAAACAGTAAATACGAGTCCCAAAAATAATGTTTATGAAGAGGTAAAGGTTTTGGCTTCAAAACCTTAAAAACCTAACAAATAACCTTAGCGACCAAAATTTTAAGCTTGACTGCAAATGACTAATTTATAAAAAAGACCAGGTAACACCCAGAAAACGTTGGCTACGTAAAGTGCGCAAGGTTCAAATATTGGGTCTAGCGAGTTAAGATAATTGAATAATCGGTTAGACTTTTAGTATAAAAACAAGAAACAGGATGGTTATATATAACCAATAATATAAATGATTAGAAGTTTGTTTCTATGTCAAATATTCAAATTTATATTCTCATTTTCCTTTCTTCAAAATACTTGTAATTGTAATTACTTGCAGCTTCTTAATTAGTGGCTAGCACATTGCCTGTAGCTGCTGCTATTAGTGCTGGCATACTAGTCCTCCTCCAAAAGGCAATTCTAAACTTGAAAACATTTAGATAAATAATACAGAGTTCACATCTAGTTATAATCGTAAGCCCAGATACAAAGAAGACTAAAAATAGCTGCTGGAGGTCTAAATTCAGTGCAAGCTGGTGTTGGTTTAGATAAAATGTATTGACCTGAAAACTCTCAAGGTGTAACGACGGTACTTGATGATATGTAAGAAAGTCTGAATAAAGTTCTTGACAATTATCAACAAAAGTCATAACTAACGACGAACAGCGGCATGTATTTAGAGAAAATTATTATGACAACAAAATAGTTTTATTAGGAGAAAGTTCAAGTACAACTAAATAAGTTGGTAACTTCTCAATAACCGCTGATAAAAGAAGATGGTGGGTATTGCCAAAAGCATCTAAGTCTGATCTACCAGCTTATTTCATCACATCATCCAGATGATGCAGAGGCTTTTACAGACGTCATCATGACCTGGCTGAAGTAGAAGTCGAGTACACAAAATACCTGTAATCTATAGACCTCAATCTCAATGAATCAATCCCTCACACAACTTAATCACTACCGATTACTCGGTAATTCTGGACTGCGAGTTTCACCCCTATGTTTAGGCACAATGACCTTTGGTACTGACTGGGGTTGGGGCGCAGATTTTGATACCAGTCAACAGATTTTGGAGACCTATGTGGATCGCGGCGGCAACTTTATTGACACTGCGGATTACTACACGGATGGCTCCAGTGAATCATTTCTAGGAAAACTGCTGGAAGGTCGACGGGATCGCTTTGTCTTAGCCACCAAATATTCCCTCAATACCGACCGTCAAAATCCCAATGCTGGCGGCAATCACCGCCGCAATATGATCACAGCTGTAGAGGCCAGTCTCAAACGTCTCCAAACAGACTGGATTGACCTCTATTGGCTACACGCTTGGGACTATCGCAACTCGATTGAAGAAGTCCTTAGAGCATTAGATGATCTGGTAAGCCAAGGAAAGATCCTGTATATCGGCCTGTCTGATACACCTGCCTGGATTGTGGCCGAAGGACAGGCGATCGCCAAGCTGCGTGGCTGGACCCCCATTTCAGCCATTCAACTGCAATATAACCTTGCTGAGCGGACATCCGAAGCAGACTTGATCCCAATGGCACGCCACCACGGCATCACACCTATTGCTTGGTCTCCTTTAGCAGGCGGCGTTCTGGTTGGAAAATATAGCCGAGAAGATTTAGAAGATTCCAATCAAAGCAGCGGGGATGACTCAGGTCGTAAGAACATGGCAAAATCGATGGGCCAGCTCACCGAGCAGAGCCTACAGGTTGCTGACACGGTTAAGGCAATTGCCAAGGAAGTTGAACGTTCGCCCAGTCAAGTGGCAATTAACTGGCTGCTGCAGCAACCCGGCAGACCCATTCCTATTGTGGGTGCTCGCAAATTGTCCCATGTAGAGGACAATCTCGACGCCCTAGGGTTTACGTTGACGCCGGAACAGCTTGAGCGTCTCAATCAAGTCAGCAAGTTTGATCTGCCCTTCCCTCACAACTTTGTTGCGCCGCCACTCATCAACTCAACGGTCGATGGCGAAATCGAGATCGAGGCGGGATTTTTGATGGAGCAAAGGTAGCCGATGCGTTCTCAACTCAAATATGCCCTCGTTACTGGTGGCAATCGGGGAATCGGCTTCGCGATCTGTAAAGGATTACTGGAGGCTGGCTTCAATATCTTTTTAGCAGCTCGTTTGCTT from Acaryochloris sp. CCMEE 5410 includes:
- a CDS encoding chlorophyll a/b-binding protein, whose protein sequence is MNTQQEKFGFTQFAETWSGRLAMMGFTISIIAELVTGHGLYNQLLSL
- a CDS encoding aldo/keto reductase, which encodes MNQSLTQLNHYRLLGNSGLRVSPLCLGTMTFGTDWGWGADFDTSQQILETYVDRGGNFIDTADYYTDGSSESFLGKLLEGRRDRFVLATKYSLNTDRQNPNAGGNHRRNMITAVEASLKRLQTDWIDLYWLHAWDYRNSIEEVLRALDDLVSQGKILYIGLSDTPAWIVAEGQAIAKLRGWTPISAIQLQYNLAERTSEADLIPMARHHGITPIAWSPLAGGVLVGKYSREDLEDSNQSSGDDSGRKNMAKSMGQLTEQSLQVADTVKAIAKEVERSPSQVAINWLLQQPGRPIPIVGARKLSHVEDNLDALGFTLTPEQLERLNQVSKFDLPFPHNFVAPPLINSTVDGEIEIEAGFLMEQR